The Candidatus Sulfotelmatobacter sp. genome includes a region encoding these proteins:
- a CDS encoding response regulator transcription factor, with product MSAAVRVVLVEDHALTRAGLRAALEAAGFDVVAEAGDGIAGEAAILRELPDVAIVDIGLPGKDGLDVTRDVKAGAHPVGVVVVTMHELDDEVLAALAAGADAYCVKSSDAAIVVDAARAVAAGGAYFDPRIAHVVLRRFSPQAVPATSSPLTPRELDVLRLIADGVGNAEIAERLHLGLGTVKGHVRDILEKLSASDRAHAAVTAFRRGLLS from the coding sequence GTGAGCGCGGCGGTGCGCGTGGTCCTGGTCGAAGACCACGCGCTGACGCGCGCCGGTTTGCGCGCCGCGCTCGAAGCGGCCGGCTTCGACGTCGTCGCCGAAGCCGGCGACGGAATCGCCGGTGAAGCGGCCATTCTGCGCGAGCTCCCCGACGTCGCGATCGTCGACATCGGCCTGCCCGGCAAGGACGGACTCGACGTCACGCGCGACGTCAAAGCCGGCGCGCATCCGGTCGGCGTCGTCGTCGTGACGATGCACGAGCTCGACGATGAAGTCTTGGCCGCGCTGGCCGCGGGCGCCGACGCGTACTGCGTCAAATCGTCCGACGCCGCCATCGTCGTCGACGCGGCGCGCGCCGTCGCCGCCGGCGGCGCGTACTTCGACCCACGCATCGCGCACGTCGTCCTGCGACGGTTCAGCCCGCAGGCGGTGCCGGCGACCAGCTCGCCGCTGACGCCGCGCGAGCTCGACGTGCTCCGGCTGATCGCCGACGGCGTGGGCAACGCCGAGATCGCCGAACGGCTGCACCTCGGCCTGGGGACGGTCAAGGGCCATGTCCGGGACATCCTCGAGAAGCTGTCCGCCTCAGACCGGGCTCATGCCGCCGTGACAGCCTTCCGCAGGGGCCTGCTCTCGTAA
- a CDS encoding HAMP domain-containing sensor histidine kinase: protein MRARWIPVLSFAMLAVAFVLDAKTPQTLVVAILLNIPIVLSAFAGSRALTTSLVVVALIANVVAAWINGVQAGHFDPIGVGDRFLAALSIVLVGWLGTTLQERARTFGRLAAQEARARREGQLGAAVDRLRSSLSYDLVARAVVREAPALFDAEHARWLPADRGPVLFAQRDGDDVVVAEGAGPGLSSLARRALDLDDVLVVAHGDPVGGLVLDDIGAGAAMAIPLADRGTALGVLLVDAWTADAFDENARTLARAYARSATAALGQARLFAQLAERNEALAERSGVIRDLVYALSHDLRTPLSALGLTFRQAKEGLYGPMPPQYGEILDRSLVATDELQRLAETLLLVARFESGERTPRRERIDVGGLVREVTGELAPIAAARAVALHVDARDGVQVAGDRGDLRRAVTNLIANALEHTPGGGIVDVGVHGSGKTVEIAVADDGPGVAPDARATLFERFAGGQNRRGAGSGLGLYIVRRVAEESNGNAFYQPRTPHGSIFTIALPVQA, encoded by the coding sequence CCCGATCGTGCTCTCCGCGTTCGCGGGTAGCCGCGCCTTGACGACCTCGCTGGTCGTCGTCGCGCTGATCGCGAACGTGGTGGCCGCCTGGATCAACGGCGTGCAGGCCGGTCACTTCGATCCGATCGGCGTCGGCGACCGCTTCTTGGCGGCGCTCTCGATCGTGCTGGTCGGCTGGCTCGGCACGACGCTGCAAGAACGCGCGCGAACGTTCGGACGGCTGGCGGCGCAAGAGGCGCGGGCGCGACGCGAAGGGCAGCTCGGCGCCGCGGTCGACCGTCTGCGCAGCTCGCTCTCGTACGACCTGGTCGCGCGCGCGGTCGTGCGTGAAGCGCCCGCGCTGTTCGACGCCGAGCACGCGCGCTGGCTGCCGGCCGATCGCGGCCCGGTGCTGTTCGCGCAGCGGGACGGCGACGACGTCGTCGTCGCCGAGGGCGCCGGGCCGGGTCTGAGCTCGCTGGCGCGGCGCGCGCTCGACCTCGACGACGTGCTGGTCGTCGCCCACGGCGATCCGGTCGGCGGACTGGTGCTCGACGACATCGGCGCGGGCGCGGCGATGGCGATCCCGCTGGCCGACCGCGGCACGGCGCTGGGCGTGCTGCTAGTCGACGCGTGGACCGCCGACGCGTTCGACGAGAACGCGCGCACGCTGGCGCGCGCCTACGCGCGCAGCGCGACCGCGGCGCTGGGCCAAGCGCGTCTGTTCGCGCAGCTCGCCGAGCGCAACGAAGCGTTGGCCGAACGCAGCGGCGTCATTCGCGATCTGGTGTACGCGCTCTCGCACGATCTGCGCACGCCGCTCTCGGCGCTCGGCCTCACGTTCCGCCAAGCGAAGGAGGGACTCTATGGGCCGATGCCGCCGCAATACGGCGAGATCCTGGACCGCAGTCTGGTCGCGACCGACGAGCTGCAGCGCTTGGCCGAGACGCTGCTGCTGGTGGCGCGCTTCGAGTCGGGCGAGCGTACGCCGCGCCGCGAACGCATCGACGTCGGCGGCCTCGTGCGCGAGGTGACCGGCGAGCTGGCACCGATCGCGGCCGCGCGCGCGGTCGCGCTGCACGTCGACGCGCGCGACGGCGTGCAGGTGGCGGGCGACCGCGGCGACCTGCGCCGCGCGGTCACGAACCTGATCGCCAACGCGCTCGAGCACACGCCGGGCGGCGGCATCGTCGACGTCGGCGTGCACGGGAGCGGGAAGACGGTCGAGATCGCCGTCGCCGACGACGGTCCGGGGGTGGCACCCGACGCGCGCGCGACGCTGTTCGAACGCTTCGCCGGCGGACAGAACCGGCGCGGCGCGGGCTCGGGGCTGGGACTCTACATCGTGCGGCGCGTCGCCGAAGAGTCGAACGGCAACGCTTTCTACCAACCGCGCACGCCGCACGGAAGCATCTTCACCATCGCGCTCCCGGTGCAGGCGTGA